A DNA window from Rhizobium sp. NXC14 contains the following coding sequences:
- the nrdF gene encoding class 1b ribonucleoside-diphosphate reductase subunit beta: MNIAVTPISRVRAINWNRIEDDKDLEVWNRLTGNFWLPEKVPLSNDIPSWATLTAAEQQLTIRVFTGLTLLDTIQNGVGSIRLMEDAATPHEEAVLSNISFMEAVHARSYSSIFSTLCSTPDVDDAYRWSEENEFLQRKSALVMEQYASGDPLKKKVASVFLESFLFYSGFYLPMYWSSRAKLTNTADMIRLIIRDEAVHGYYIGYKFQRGLERLSEERRQEIKDFAFDLLLDLYDNEARYTEALYDGVGLSEDVKKFLHYNANKALMNLGYEALFPAEACKVNPAILSALSPNADENHDFFSGSGSSYVIGKAVATEDEDWDF, encoded by the coding sequence ATGAACATCGCCGTAACGCCAATCAGCCGCGTGCGCGCCATCAACTGGAATCGCATCGAGGACGACAAGGATCTCGAGGTCTGGAATCGCCTCACCGGCAATTTCTGGCTGCCGGAAAAGGTGCCGCTGTCGAACGACATCCCTTCCTGGGCGACGCTGACGGCGGCCGAGCAGCAGCTGACCATTCGGGTCTTCACCGGATTGACGCTGCTCGACACGATTCAGAACGGAGTCGGCTCCATCAGGTTGATGGAGGATGCGGCGACGCCGCATGAGGAGGCAGTGCTTTCCAACATCTCCTTCATGGAAGCGGTGCATGCCCGTTCCTATTCCTCGATCTTCTCTACGCTGTGCTCGACGCCTGATGTCGATGATGCCTATCGCTGGTCCGAGGAGAATGAATTTCTTCAGCGCAAATCAGCGCTGGTCATGGAGCAATATGCCTCCGGCGACCCTTTGAAGAAGAAGGTCGCCAGCGTCTTCCTGGAAAGTTTTCTGTTCTATTCCGGCTTCTATCTGCCGATGTACTGGTCGAGCCGCGCCAAACTCACCAACACGGCCGATATGATCCGGCTCATCATCCGGGACGAGGCGGTGCACGGCTATTATATTGGTTACAAATTTCAGCGCGGGCTGGAACGGCTTTCCGAAGAGCGCCGTCAGGAGATCAAAGATTTCGCCTTCGACCTGCTGCTCGACCTCTACGATAACGAGGCGAGATATACCGAAGCGCTCTATGACGGAGTCGGACTGAGCGAGGACGTCAAGAAGTTCCTCCACTACAATGCCAACAAGGCGCTGATGAACCTCGGCTACGAAGCACTGTTTCCGGCCGAAGCCTGCAAGGTCAATCCGGCGATCTTGTCGGCGCTGTCGCCGAATGCCGACGAGAACCACGACTTCTTCTCCGGCTCGGGGTCCTCCTATGTCATCGGCAAGGCCGTGGCCACCGAAGACGAGGACTGGGATTTCTGA